DNA sequence from the Conger conger chromosome 18, fConCon1.1, whole genome shotgun sequence genome:
TTTTCCATCAGGTAATTTTACTAAAGTTATACTTGTGTATACATAGTGCAGTTTCATAACTGTTGAATTGAATATTGAAAAGTTATTTTGGAAGGTGCGGTTTGTTGCTCTGTAAACACTGCACCACTTCATGAGCCAGGGGTGGATTTGAGACCTCCACTATTTTAATGGCCACTAAAATACCACAATGGCGCATGACAATAAAAGATACACACCTGGGGGATTTGTGCAGCATATCCTAAGATAAATGTATCTGTCAGTAAACCATttgcacattacatttcatgtgTAGGAACTCCATCCTGAACCTTGCCAATACATTAGAAATGCTTACATTTTCCACGAATGTAAACAAACCAAAAGCTTCCGGTGACTGTTTCCACAGACGtgggggggttagtgactgCTGTCACTTTGTTTCATGTTGGAAGACTACTCAACAGCTTTGGAATTATGTAGAGATGTGGTTTCCTTTTGTTTATCAGGAGTATAACGGGGAGTGATGCATCCTTACCTATGGGggtggtctgtagtgtagtggttaaggtacatgactgggacccacaaggtcggtggttcgatccccggtgtagccacaataagatccgcacagtcgttgggcccttgaggaaggcccttaaccctggggaggattgtctcctgcttagtctagtcaactgtacgttgttctggataagagcgtctgccaaatctctttgatgtaatgtaatgtaatgtcatgtcaaaTCAgccgtgtgtatgcgtgtgtatgtgtgtggtgcatCGGTGCTAGgtttggtatttgtgtgtgtgctgttgagagtatgtgtgaatgtTGCTTCATGTAAGTGTGCATGTAGCAATGTGTAAGTGCATGTATTTTCCCTCTAAAGATGTAAACAGCTGTGTTTACTTGGACTGTGTACTACTCTTTCCTGCTTGTTCTTTCTGTTCTCAGTGGAAATGTTCTGTAATATGACATTAACcattttagaatgtttttatgtttcaaaaTTATAAGTGTTCGAGAACTCAAtttctttcagttaccagtagtgattgttacatcagcatttgaATGTTCATTCTAATCGCATAATGTGTGACCATTGctgcaccttaaagggttaaaggatCTGTGGCTTTCAAGCATCCGGTTGTAAATTAAAAAAGCATTCTGTTTAAAAGTTATCTTTTACCCCGTGCCAACTTGTCTGCAGAAGACTATTTACATCCACAATGTAAATGAACCTCCTATTGCAGAATGATCATAAAGATGAGCTCAAGTAGAAGTAATAGAGTGTGAAAGCCGATATGGTCTGTGACCTTCTTATTTACAAGGTGCTAATAAAGAGCTTACAACAGTAGAACAGTGGAgactaaatgtaaaaatacattgtgGTTTAGGTGTTGTGATGGCATCTTGGTATTGTCAGACTATTTGTGTGTGATTCATATGTATTAAAAACTACCGGAGTGTTGATATATGGACCATTCACATTAGATTTCAGTGAATACTCTTTTTGtaaataatgacatttttttatttgtaaatccAGCGATGTTCATATTAAAACACCAGCTGGCTTGTAAACCACATAAATGAGGATTTGGTAATGGGACCATAAGAATGCTTGCTAATAATATATTTGTATGAACACTAAGAGAATCATGTTAAGTAAAAAGTAAATGGCTAAACAATTGGTTTTTTTCTTTGACTGATGAGTGATGATACAATTTTTATCTAGGTGCAGTCATTGCTGGGTATTAATAGGACGGTTGCAGAAGCCACTGTTTGCACCATAAATAGTGGCACTAATGCACTGAGCTTCTGgtcatgtgtttttttcctgttttaccCTCTGGGCGAGTGTGTCATCACGGCATGTCTTCTTCTCCCAGTGCGTGTGAGGGCAGGCCGGAATCCTGGCATTCCTCTGTCGTTCAGTCACCGTGTGACTGGACACCCACTCTCACCTTCATCCATCAAGGGTAGCTTTGAAGCTGACAACttacaaaagtgttttttttggggggggttttttggAAGCTGAGGTCTGGTGACATCAGATCGTGCCTCAGCGTGTGGCAGGACAGCCAGAGTGACGAGGCGGTAAaccggccccgccccccaatGTTGGAAGTGATCTCATTCCCGGGTGGCTCGGTGAGTATATAAGGGGTCCGCCACAGCTGCATCTcagaacacagcacagtgagaCACTGGGAGTTTCACTGCTGGGACTGATTCACATCACAGGCAAACATGGTGGGACTGCTGGTTGAAGAGCTGGTAAGCAGTGCTTGCAATGTTTGGGATTCAtaattctttttcctttttttttttcttggtgtgTATCAAAGGAATGTGTTACTGAGAGTCAGTTGTTGGTTGTCTGATGGATTGGAGTCAGAATTTAAGTGGATTGGGAATTCTGCTGGGAAGAGGAATGGGAATGTTGATGATTGGTGAAGAATTGGTGGAGAATAGAATTTCATGATAGTTTCAAAATTCCAATTTGTTATATTGTTAATCAAATGCACTGGTTATGGATGGAATCGTATTGGTTATTCATActcatatttgtacatttatacTTTGCATCATGCAATCAATGgacattgattttattttgtatgtattattGCTATCCATAAATTCTAACTTTTGGTCCCAGTGGGATTTAGTTATTACAAAGTCAAACTGCTTTGACTGGAGAAACCAGAATTTTGTTGGCTTatcattcaattatttaaatattatttcaacatttcagcATGTCACATTTCCTTGAAAGCTCTTAAACCTCCAGCCAacagtttgtctgtctgtctgcccgcctgttgtattttatttcagtatttcacTCATTCTTTAAAGGGTCAGTTCAGCTTCTGCAAACTTTCAGTTTCCTCACAACACACAATCAAGtaatttactgtacagtatatatacataatTAATGCAATAATTACCTACTAATGGTAGAGATTAACTCCCTgtgtaaaatgtcaatgtaaccTTGTCCTCAATACTTTTATCTGTAGTGGTCATTTCTGGTTCTTGAATGTTGATGTGAAAATGATTACACTCTCAAAACAGATGTGTTCAAAACAACACataatgggccagtttcacggaCACTAGTCCTAGAGTAAACTgttgtgttgaaagtaacaggAAAGTAATAACACAAAATTTGTATTGGACATTAACACAttctttctgagagtgtgggttTTAATGTTAAGTGTCAAATATCACGTATGCTGGCATCAGACACAATCTAAATGGGACAGGAGATTCCAGGGGTGCTGAAGCTTTTGACATAAGTGGGAAAAGAGCAGAGAACAGCCCCAGTTTTAATTTTCTGTTAACAGGTCACAGGCAAGAGATGCGACAGCACAGACCTGGGAGGACTCCTGCAGGAGGGCTTCACCGAGGGAGAGTACGAGACAGCCGTCGCTCAAGAGAAACAAGATGGCCGACGGTCCACTACCACAAGCACCAGCCTACCTGAGGACTTCCACCCGATATCCTTAAACGTAATGCCAAAACTGTCTAGATCCCGCAATTGTCTGTTTAACGCAGAGGTATAAAGTGCAAAATAGGGCTTTAGATTTTCATCTTCACTGCAGTAGACCAATGCGTTGCTTCACTTTGTTCCTGCAGACTGACCGAGCAGGCCGGCTGAAGCTGGAAACGGTTGAAGACCTTCACAATATTCTGaagctgaggaagaggaggagggcaaAGAGAGTGCCAGTTCAAAAGGCGGAACCAGAACCTGAGGCTGTGGTAAGGGACAGTCTTCCAAACATTCTCATAAGGATCATTTTAAAGCTGGGATGAAACTAGGAGTTTTTACATTGAATTGAGAACTGCAAGTGGAAAAGGGAGATTGGAATGTAGctcacaaatatttttttattttttttattaaaaaagtgGTCGGTGTCTAGGATAACTTGACAGGTTATGTAGTGAAGACAGGAGTTTTtttaagaccaggcttgatatggtgtaAGATGTTGTACCATCTagtttttaggtaaactaagcactAAGgaacactttagtggtaggaaaatgggctgaatggcctgttcttcttattatattatattatgttatgttaagttcACTATGAAAAgaaacaacaggaagtgacattgCATTATATATATTCTGCTTTTCAGCCTGTGTTTGTGGATGAGGTTGCGTTCCTGAAAGCTGCTGGAGAGAACAAATTGCCTGTGATTGAAAAGTACCTGGCTGATGGTGGAGACCCCAACATCTCAGACCACGTGAGTCGCACCTGCTTGTGTCACATGTTGGAATAGAAATGGCAATACTTCCAGTAACTTACAACAGGCAAACTCTTAATACCCCTCTCCTTTAAATTTAGTTTAAACGGACGGCGTTGCACCAGGCCAGTTCCAGGGGCCATGTGGAGATTGTGAAGAGACTGCTGGATGCTGGGGCTTTGATTGAGAAGAGAGATAAGGTATGTCTCAAAAACACACTCATTTGCTGATAATAACACCAATTAGATACAATTATCCAAATGAATGCAGTGAATTTCAGATTTGTAGATGAGAATCTGGAGGTGATACTGAGGCTCACATAGGGTCAGTGAACGTCCTGTTTGAAGATGGTGCTGATGTTCCCTCCACAGCTGGACGCCAGCGCAGTGCACTGGGCCTGTCGCGGAGGCAGTCTGCCTGTCCTGGAGCTGCTGCTGAACCGCGGGGCTAATTTCAGAGCCAGAGACAAGGTACAGGTGGCTTGCACTACTGGCTGCAGGACACCAGAGGGCAGTGTCGGCCTAATACTTTGCCCCCACTACCCCAGAAAACTTATGTACTAATATTTTTTGAGGGCAATTGGAATCATCCTTACCCCCcaaccgcccccacccccacccactcccTTGTTTTGCCCCAGCTAACAGAACTGGGTGTTTAAAGTATGTACAAAAGGCTACCATTACCGCTGCACTACAGAATTAAGGTTGAGAAGGCGTGAACTATAGTGctgatttattcttttttactgACTGTTTTATCTTAGCTGAGGAGTACTCCCCTGCATGTGGCGGTACGGACCGGTCACTACGAGTGTGCTGAGCATCTGATTCACTGTGGGGCCGATATCAACGCCAGAGACAGGGTAAGACTATGTCCCAGGATCCAGAGAACATGGCAGCTAGTGGAAACGTGTTCATTTCTGTCCAATGCTATTCACATATTTTCAATGGTATCAAGTCTTATTATTTCTCTTTGATGTGCCAGTCTACCCAGTACTGGCAGAAACAGGGTTTCAGTCATTCAGCCAAAGACAATACAGAACACGGGTGACCATAGTTTTGATGAACAAAGTTACACACAACCTGGTATAATTCTGTTTTGTGCTTGTTTATGCCCAAACAGGATGATGACACACCTCTGCATGATGCTGTGAGAATAAACCGATTCAAGTTCATCAAACTGCTGTTGATATACGGCGCCAATCTGACCATCAAGAACTGTGTAAGTAGTAAAGACAACAGGAAGAGCCTGAAAGTTATCACATACTTATTATGTTCCTATATGATGGCTTCCATAAAATACAGCGcctatattaatattaatatcagATGGATATGACTAGTTAGACTGTGGACCACGGAGTAAGTTATTCACAGATCAACTCCTACTCTGAGAGGTTTTATGAATATGGACCCAGGTCACAAAGAATGTGAATAACCAAGAAAACATGTTTCTACTTCTTGACTTTAGGACGGAAAGACCCCAATGGAGTGTGTTCTTAAGTGGCAAAATGGAGCAAAGGACATTCTGAACACTTACGAAGACACAAACTGCCTGTCCCACTAAAgttgtgtatatatctgtgtgtgaaaatgatttACTGTTAATATTTGGTGGTTTGGAAATACATTGCAGGTCAATGTAAAATTGTGTTAAAGAGCCATAGGCTAGTGCTTTGGAAGCatacatgtatttattaaaatttATGATGATCAAAATGATAAAAGGCAGAAAGGAACATGGAAAATGAACTGTTATGTATTCTTAAAAAGCAAAGTAATGTTTTTGGAAAATTTACCGCAAGATAGAATATCTTTATATGACGATGCATGACCAGTCTGACTATTGCAAAGATCATGGGGTTTTCCTGTCTTagctttcaaaaaatgtttcagcTAAGACATGCGAGCCAACTAAAAAGAACATTGCAAAAGAATGTACACCCACATTTActgtggatgtgtatgtgcaGACTGATGTCTGAAGTGAATTGAAGCAggttctgtgtgtgacagttggTCAAGAGAATGTTGAAGAGAGAATATTGCCTAACGATTGTTGAAGAGACTGAATACACAAACTGAATTGTATTGTAAtttatcattaaaatatttttgtatattttgtttatttaagctTTTTAATGGGAATAAACAACAGCAATGTTTTGATAAGCATTTGCATTTTCCTTTATAAAACCGCTGATTGTGTGGTATCTTATTGTACCGCTAAAAGCAAATTTAAATTCAGTGATTTATGCACTTTACTAAACCAAAACAATGTAGTGATTATGTTTGCCAGTTAAAATGCTTTGTCTAAACATTTTCTTTGCATTTCTATCTTGATAATTTTAGGCTAGGGAAGCAAAACATTGATTAGGACAACTTTCAGCAGGTGAGAACTATAGGCTTATCAAATTGGACAGGCTTGTTTGGATGGCTGAACTTTTGCCTTAGTTAAAATATTACACATATTGCCTACCTGGTGGCCTCAGTCACTCAGTGGATGTGACAAAAATCTCTGCACTACATTTGATGCAAGGTTACAAAAAATGGCCCTCTGCTGATAAGGAACAAATTTGATGCAAAACCCATGAAGtccattcaattttattttctgccatttttaattaaaaaagataataaaatttaaaaaaataaacacttaaaaTACTTATATTCTAACTTATGGTCTTTATTGGAAAATGAGCAGGGTTTCTGGTATGATCACAGCACTTCCAGGGGCCCAGAAGAGACTGAAGTGCAGGCATGCAGTAAGGTTGGAAGGGCCAGGCACATACTGAAGAGATTGCAGAATCTGgctgatgtgtagtctctgatCTTTTGAACAAGTAATCTTTTGGGCTGTTTAACATAGTGAAACAAACTATTTCTCTCTGGGGAGACTTGGAAAATCTCCCCAGGGAAGCATTTTGGAAATTAGAATTAAATAGTAAAAGTAACTGACACAGGACCAAATCATGAACTTAGCTTTTAGTATTAGAGATTTGATCTATAAGCACCTTGATGCAATTATCCGAGATGAAACACTGGACATAGGGCATTACAAGGGCATAACTTTTAATAGTGGGGAGGGGAGTTCAGTGAAAAGAGATGCACTACTATTAGACACTACTAATAGATAATGGACATCTCTCCAAATGCAATATCATGACTTGAACTTTGCTGCTTGTTTCTCCTTTTCGGGAACATGAAGGCTGTTGTGGAGATGTATCTTCTTTTTAAATTCCATACACGCATCCACCCCAGCATTAGACCATTTACAGAATCACATGAATTGCATCTGTAGCACAATTGGTAGGAATATGTAGGCTGTTTGCCAGTACATACTGTAGCCTATAGGAATCTCTTTTATAAATGATCTCTTTTATAAATGAAGGGGAATGCTGTGTCCGAAACATAAGAATTCCTGATGAAGAAGGGAAAAATCACGGCATGGATTATTTTTTATCCCAAACGAATGCTCGGTTGCAATTACCCACATCATGACAAAAAATGACATTCCGCTACCAACTCTGGAAAACGTATAGCCTATCGTACGAATAGACTAATcgtatttctgttttgtgtcgTGTGGGTGGTCTATAACATGCCCAGCAGGCCTTTTGCTTTTCCGGAAACGCCACTGATGTAATCATTCTGCGACCGAAGTCAAGGAACGAAGGACACCGAAAGATGATTGGTATTCCTTCTAAAACACGTGCATTCTTACATCTGCGAACATAATAGCTGGCtaattagcttgctagctagtttCTGTATTGTAACTGTAAGATGGAATCCTTGGCTACTGACAAAAAAAGTTGTAAGCTGAAATTCGAGAACGTGTAAGACTTGTACACTCAAGCTAGTACGTTAAGTTGCAGTATAGCGGTTTAGTCTGTTGACAATACAACATAACTCGCTACTATAGACTATAGATAACGCTGTTGCAACCCGACTGATAGTTGCCCGTTGCAAGCCAACTAGCTAACGTTTTGGTTCTCTACCACAGTCTAAGTTCTCTTGCACGAGCTAGACGCCTGCGTTGTCAACCTCCGAAGAGTAACTGCCCATTAAGGTAGCAGAGATAACTATTACCCACCTCTTCATCTGTATTGATTTCTGTTGTTAATCTGTTGCAAATAATTGACTAGCTTACTAGCTAATGTGTTTCTTAAACGAATTCGCCTTCCATATTTCGAGTTATTTTGTCGACGACGTAAACGTTAGATTAAATAGATTAAGCTAACGTTACATCAAGTCACAACTCCTTTGACATTGCTAGCTAATTGTTAAAGTTAACTGTTATACATTTCCAGTTTTGCAAAGTATATTTTTTTGCTAGCCTGTTAAATATGGTTGCATTCTTGACTGCTTGCaatctcattttaaaaatggccaGACAGCCAATACTTGGTAGCTCTAGGTAACGATAAAAATATGCCCATCTTTTCCGGGTTTGTTGCAGCTCATTACACCTTCCTTGTTTCGAATCTTTGTATGAtggttcatttaatttaaaacaatgttCGCTAGCCTGCAAGCTTTCTGGGTGGGTGTATGGGGTTGATGCAAATTTTTAACGCAAATTTTAAACCGCTCTAAGGAATTgcctttttgttctttgttctgaCCAGATACTTAAAcgttagattttttaaattatatatgttctgtgtgttaAGCGCAAAAATACCACATAGTGGCAGTTCTGGACTCACCCATTATATTCTCTAACTTTTAACAGCAGCCTGATATAACGTTACACTCTTAAGTAGCTACTACAGTCCCCGGGTAGGATTGTGTAGTAGCTAGCGGATAAACTTTTAAACCATATAAACCATAGCAACTCAAGTATATTGTTTTTACTGTGGATCtttttcatcagacgatgctcacctgtgatatgtAAAAAGGGCAATGTCCCTAacagtgaattgtgtgtgtgtgaattggcctgtagcgtagtggttaaggtacatggctgggacccccaaggtcagtggttcgatccccggtgtagccacaataagatccgcacagccgttgggcccttgagcaaggcccttaaccctgcattgctccaggggaggattgtctaatcaactgtacgtcgctctggataagagcgtctgccaaatgccattcatgtaacaGTCATTATTCACATGTCTtacaatctgtgtttttttttttcttcttcatttttttatagATGCACCCTAGATGTAGATGAAGTTGGCCCCTGAACATATAAACGATGCCTACAAAGGCAACCGTTGAAAAAAATGACGCTCCAATACCAAGCCCAGCAGAGGGGAACTACTACTGGGCCCGCTCCTTTCTCGCTGGCGGTACAACCGTTTCTATTACCTGTATGGCAGGTGTACAATTTCAGGGGATTGTCAAATATGGTTTAATAGACTGTATTTCTTTGAAGTGGTCAGATGAGTTAAAAGTTGAGACATAAATACATGGTTCAACAAAGCATTCATGTGAGTTGTTGAAAAGTTCCTGATTGATATTTTGTTTCGACAAAGAAACGGATGACTTCACGTATTTGCAATTCAGATATAactgaaaaacgttttttttaaaaggttttgcaaCCAGCATGTTCCTCTATGGTGAAACAAATGGTGTAGTGCACTGCATGTTGAGACTCTGAATATTGCAAAATGAAACAGACCTGTGTGAAATCCATGTTTTCAAATTACTTTAAACCAATCTAGTGAAAAATCTCTGGCTGGCAGTAGCCTAATCTGTGTACTTTTTTGTGAAGGTGTTGCAGGATGCTGTGCCAAATCAACCATTGCACCGCTGGACAGAGTGAAGATATTATTGCAGGGGCAGAATCCCCACTACAAACACCTGGGTCAGTGAGTCTAAGAGCCAGTGCCGTTTCCACTCTCCCTGCCTCTGTGAAAAATTGAACTGTCACAATCAGCTCTGTTACGACAGTCAAAGTCTCTTTGCTAGCACTCAATGCATTAGAGACAATGCATTAGAGACAAGCTGAATTATTTAATTGGTCATTGCTATTCACGTTCTGCACACATATTGGCAGTACATTGTGGTCTTTTACTGTTAAGTCCTTATGATTACATTAAATGCCTAGCAAAactgtactttttaaaaaatctgatgTTAGTGCACTTGAAGAAATGACACTTGTCTTAAACTTAAGGATCTCTGCCAAAGCTATTGGTTTACTGTGGCTGAGTATAGGCATGTAGCCACAACTTAAGCTCTCTGTTTCAATTGTAGGGGTCTTTGCCACTATCTTCGCCGTACCAAAGAAAGAGGGTTTCCTCGGCTTGTACAAGGGGAATGGAGCCATGATGGTCAGAATATTTCCATACGGAGCCATTCAGTTTATGGCCTTTGACAATTACAAGAAGGTGTGTTAACGTTTTGAACAGTGAAATTTGCCCCATGGGAGATTTATTGCACTGTTGCAATGAGGAAGGTTGATTCCGGGGTAAAAATAGAATGCTAGACCTTTATGGCAGCAGGTGGTGTTGCATGTGACACTGCCCAATCACAAGACACAGTTGTACACTTTAGGAAGAGAATTTCAtgcagtaataaaaaaaaatatttaattgggtCAGTGTATAATTGTGAAGTGCATTTTATcctttacagcagtg
Encoded proteins:
- the ankrd1a gene encoding ankyrin repeat domain-containing protein 1: MVGLLVEELVTGKRCDSTDLGGLLQEGFTEGEYETAVAQEKQDGRRSTTTSTSLPEDFHPISLNTDRAGRLKLETVEDLHNILKLRKRRRAKRVPVQKAEPEPEAVPVFVDEVAFLKAAGENKLPVIEKYLADGGDPNISDHFKRTALHQASSRGHVEIVKRLLDAGALIEKRDKLDASAVHWACRGGSLPVLELLLNRGANFRARDKLRSTPLHVAVRTGHYECAEHLIHCGADINARDRDDDTPLHDAVRINRFKFIKLLLIYGANLTIKNCDGKTPMECVLKWQNGAKDILNTYEDTNCLSH